One Amaranthus tricolor cultivar Red isolate AtriRed21 chromosome 1, ASM2621246v1, whole genome shotgun sequence DNA window includes the following coding sequences:
- the LOC130823508 gene encoding uncharacterized protein LOC130823508: NNNNNNNNYNDDDNNNHNNNNNNNNNNNNNNNNNNNNKNNNNNNNKNNNNDNNHNNNHNNNSNNNNNNNNNNNNNNNNNNNNNNNNHNNNNNSNNNNNNNNNNNNNNNNNNNNNNNNSNNNNNNNNNNNNNNNNNNNNNNNNNNNNNNNNNNNNNNNNINIDNNNNNNNNNNNNNNNNNNINNNNNNNNNNNNNNNNYNNYNNNNNNNNNNNNNNNNNNNSNNNNKNYSYNNNRFNNNNNNNNNNNNKNNNNNNFCNNNNNNNNNNNNNNNNNNKTNNNNHNNNNNSNNNNNNNNNNNNNNINNNNNNNN; the protein is encoded by the exons aataataataataataacaataattataatgatgatgataataataatcataataataataataataataataataataataataataataataataataataataataataaaaataataataataataataataaa aacaacaataatgataacaatcataataacaatcataataataatagtaataataataataataataataataataataataataacaacaacaacaacaacaacaacaacaataacaatcacaataataataataatagtaataataataataataataataataataataataataataataataataataataataataacaataacaacagtaacaataataataacaataataataacaataacaataacaat aataataataacaacaataataataataataataataataataataataataataataataataataataataataatattaatattgataataataataataataataataataataataataataataataataataataatattaataataataataataataataataataataataataataataataactataataactataataataataataataataataataataataataataataataataataataataatagtaataataataataagaattatagttataataataatagatttaataataataataataataataataataataataataaaaataataataataataatttttgtaataataataataataataataataataataataataacaacaacaacaacaacaaaaccaacaataacaatcacaataataataataatagtaataataataataataataataataataataataataataatattaataataataataataacaataac